The Comamonas sp. GB3 AK4-5 genome includes a region encoding these proteins:
- a CDS encoding cytochrome c has product MPVTKAPIQGLACFALLAACHIPSWAADASAGAKIAANGGSQGAAACVSCHGSNGEGGPGFPPLAGQSAGYLERQLLSFAAGKRKAPTMEPNARALTDAEKADVAAYYASLKLPIKSQVGPLPTAKDSNGAWLVERGRWGDGIPACAKCHGPGGTGVGLDFPAIGHLSAAYMQSQVDAWQKKTRDNGPLGLMGSIAQKLTPKDIQDVAAYYQQQHGSQAASN; this is encoded by the coding sequence ATGCCCGTAACCAAGGCCCCTATCCAAGGGCTGGCGTGCTTTGCCCTGCTGGCAGCCTGCCATATTCCGAGCTGGGCTGCTGACGCGAGCGCCGGCGCCAAAATCGCTGCCAATGGCGGCTCCCAAGGCGCAGCCGCCTGCGTCTCCTGCCACGGCAGCAACGGCGAGGGTGGCCCCGGCTTTCCGCCATTGGCCGGCCAGTCCGCTGGTTACCTGGAGCGCCAGCTCCTGAGCTTTGCCGCCGGCAAGCGCAAGGCGCCGACCATGGAGCCCAATGCCCGTGCGCTGACCGATGCGGAAAAGGCCGATGTCGCCGCCTATTACGCCAGTCTGAAGTTGCCCATCAAGAGCCAGGTGGGCCCCTTGCCCACCGCCAAGGACAGCAACGGCGCCTGGTTGGTCGAACGCGGCCGCTGGGGTGACGGTATTCCGGCCTGCGCCAAATGCCACGGTCCTGGTGGTACCGGCGTGGGCCTGGACTTCCCCGCCATTGGCCACCTGAGCGCGGCCTATATGCAGTCGCAGGTCGATGCCTGGCAGAAGAAGACGCGTGACAACGGCCCGCTGGGCCTGATGGGCTCGATTGCCCAAAAGCTCACGCCCAAGGACATTCAGGACGTTGCGGCCTACTACCAGCAACAGCACGGCAGCCAAGCCGCCTCCAACTAA